The proteins below are encoded in one region of Silene latifolia isolate original U9 population chromosome 2, ASM4854445v1, whole genome shotgun sequence:
- the LOC141642175 gene encoding polygalacturonase inhibitor-like — MSSHTTFSQSLFPTHLPKMAIHQNVFALSILILFFISSTFSAERCHPDDKKTLFRIKQAFNNVYEFASWTHDSDCCEWYLVQCDERTNRIISLSVRDDNEVAGRIPDAVGDLPYLESLGFINLPKLIGPIPQAVTKLKYLKSLWISHTNITGPIPAFLSKLTKLDYINLSVNKITGPIPASLAYLPKLGALFVERNLLTGPIPDSFGQFKNNPDFYLRLARNQLSGPIPKSIGEADFTELDISRNSLTGDASVFFGKNKGLQRADLSRNKFTFDLSKVELPKSLNNLELSHNKIYGSLPISLVKIPNLQQFNVSYNQLCGQIPKGGELNRFDKYSYVHNKCLCGAPLPPCKKLF; from the coding sequence ATGAGCTCTCACACTACCTTCTCCCAATCATTATTCCCTACACACTTGCCAAAAATGGCCATACACCAAAACGTCTTTGCACTCTCCATCTTAATACTCTTCTTCATTTCCTCCACTTTTTCGGCCGAGCGATGTCATCCCGATGACAAGAAAACCTTATTTCGAATCAAACAAGCCTTCAACAATGTCTACGAGTTCGCCTCGTGGACACACGATTCCGACTGTTGTGAATGGTACTTAGTCCAATGTGACGAGCGTACCAACCGCATTATCTCCCTTTCGGTCAGAGACGATAATGAGGTAGCCGGCCGCATCCCTGATGCAGTCGGCGACCTCCCTTACCTCGAATCTCTCGGATTTATTAACCTTCCTAAACTAATCGGTCCAATACCTCAAGCCGTTACCAAACTCAAGTACCTTAAAAGCCTTTGGATTAGCCACACTAATATAACCGGTCCAATCCCGGCTTTTTTAAGCAAGCTCACTAAACTAGACTACATAAACCTATCAGTTAACAAAATCACCGGTCCAATCCCGGCTTCTCTTGCATACCTTCCTAAACTCGGAGCCCTCTTCGTAGAACGCAATCTCCTAACTGGTCCAATCCCTGATAGCTTTGGCCAGTTCAAGAATAATCCTGATTTTTACCTTAGACTAGCCAGGAACCAATTATCTGGTCCTATCCCAAAATCAATTGGCGAGGCTGACTTCACCGAGTTAGACATCTCTAGGAATAGTTTAACCGGTGATGCCTCCGTGTTTTTTGGGAAAAACAAGGGTTTGCAAAGAGCCGATTTGTCTAGGAACAAATTTACGTTCGATTTATCAAAAGTGGAGCTTCCCAAGAGCTTGAACAATCTTGAATTGAGTCATAACAAAATATATGGAAGTCTCCCTATATCACTTGTAAAAATACCTAATTTGCAACAATTCAACGTGAGTTACAATCAATTATGCGGCCAAATTCCTAAAGGAGGAGAGCTTAATCGTTTTGATAAGTATAGTTACGTTCATAACAAATGCTTGTGTGGGGCCCCTTTACCTCCATGCAAGAAGCTTTTTTAA